A genomic stretch from Prochlorococcus marinus str. MIT 9312 includes:
- a CDS encoding high light inducible protein gives MANSNVTTESGGRQNMFPTETRPYIDESVSYDSYPQNAEKVNGRWAMIGLVALVGAYVSTGQIIPGIF, from the coding sequence ATGGCTAATTCAAACGTTACTACTGAATCAGGCGGCAGACAGAATATGTTTCCTACTGAGACACGTCCTTACATAGATGAGTCTGTTTCATACGACAGCTACCCACAAAATGCAGAAAAAGTTAATGGTCGTTGGGCAATGATTGGGCTTGTTGCATTAGTAGGTGCTTACGTTTCTACTGGACAAATTATTCCTGGTATTTTTTAA
- a CDS encoding chlorophyll a/b-binding protein, whose protein sequence is MSPLSGFLAVMVFFTAVLIAYLTKQFQNENSNYLSSNQMKNTNTKVKTIEKEKVVAETLNGRFAMLGLIAAIGAYLTTGQIIPGFV, encoded by the coding sequence ATGAGTCCACTTTCAGGTTTTTTAGCAGTAATGGTATTTTTTACTGCTGTCCTAATTGCTTATTTAACCAAGCAATTTCAAAACGAAAATTCAAACTATTTATCTTCTAATCAAATGAAAAACACAAACACAAAAGTCAAAACAATAGAAAAAGAAAAAGTTGTTGCTGAAACTCTCAACGGCAGATTTGCCATGCTTGGATTAATTGCTGCTATTGGAGCATATCTAACAACAGGTCAAATAATTCCTGGTTTCGTATAA
- a CDS encoding chlorophyll a/b-binding protein, translated as MENSKPTYWQNAERTNGRMAMMGLFALVVNYGLFGWMIPGIF; from the coding sequence ATGGAAAATTCAAAACCAACTTATTGGCAAAACGCCGAGAGAACCAATGGAAGAATGGCAATGATGGGCTTATTTGCGTTAGTTGTAAATTATGGCTTATTCGGCTGGATGATCCCTGGGATTTTTTAA
- the ychF gene encoding redox-regulated ATPase YchF translates to MLKAGIIGLPNVGKSTLFNALVENAKAQAANFPFCTIEPNKGIVSVPDQRLQELGDLSSSQNIIPTKIEFVDIAGLVKGASKGEGLGNKFLSNIREVDAIIHVVRCFEDNDVIHVSGKVDPLDDIEIINLELNLADLSQLQKRRERIKKQVRTSKEAAKEDALLEKIEEELHKGLSVRSISLSEEENLIIKQLGFLTAKPIIYATNLNENDLAEGNDFSSKVQSFAGSENTECIKISAQVESELIELEPEDKKDYLIGLGVEEGGLSSLIRSTYKLLGLKTYFTTGEKETKAWTIKDGMTAPQAAGVIHTDFEKGFIRAQTISYQNLIDSGSIANAKTKGLLRSEGKEYIVNEGDVMEFLFNV, encoded by the coding sequence ATGTTAAAAGCAGGTATTATTGGATTACCAAATGTTGGAAAATCAACTTTATTTAATGCACTTGTAGAAAATGCTAAAGCACAAGCGGCTAATTTCCCCTTTTGTACTATAGAACCTAATAAAGGTATAGTTTCAGTCCCAGATCAAAGGTTGCAAGAGTTAGGTGATTTAAGTTCTAGCCAAAATATTATCCCAACAAAAATTGAATTTGTAGATATCGCAGGACTAGTAAAAGGAGCCAGTAAAGGCGAAGGTTTGGGAAATAAATTTTTATCAAATATTAGGGAGGTTGATGCAATAATTCATGTTGTAAGGTGCTTTGAGGATAATGATGTAATTCATGTATCCGGGAAGGTAGATCCCTTGGATGACATTGAGATAATTAATCTGGAATTGAATTTAGCTGATTTATCCCAACTCCAAAAAAGAAGAGAAAGAATTAAAAAACAGGTTAGAACTAGTAAAGAGGCAGCAAAAGAAGATGCTTTACTAGAAAAAATTGAAGAAGAGTTACATAAAGGACTTTCAGTTAGATCAATATCTTTGAGTGAAGAAGAAAATTTAATAATTAAGCAATTAGGCTTTCTTACCGCAAAACCAATTATTTACGCAACAAATTTGAATGAAAATGATTTAGCTGAAGGTAATGATTTCTCATCAAAAGTTCAGAGTTTTGCAGGTAGTGAAAATACAGAATGCATAAAAATATCAGCTCAAGTGGAATCTGAATTAATAGAGTTAGAACCAGAAGATAAAAAAGACTACCTTATTGGTTTAGGAGTAGAAGAAGGGGGATTAAGTTCTTTAATTAGATCAACATATAAATTACTGGGATTAAAAACTTATTTCACTACTGGAGAAAAGGAGACAAAAGCCTGGACTATAAAAGATGGGATGACTGCGCCACAAGCAGCAGGCGTCATCCATACTGATTTTGAAAAAGGATTTATTAGAGCTCAAACTATTTCATATCAAAATTTAATTGATTCTGGTTCAATTGCAAATGCAAAAACTAAAGGTTTGTTAAGAAGTGAAGGTAAGGAATATATTGTAAACGAAGGAGATGTAATGGAGTTCTTATTTAATGTTTAG
- a CDS encoding efflux RND transporter periplasmic adaptor subunit: MLDLIKKNINLRSGIILLSLAIFFVFITNSFKKNKSKDISDFVVQVEKGILSDSINTSGEVKAIRTSNIGPRKQGVIKEIKVEEGDLVKKDQVLASLDDEDFIYKIEELELNIEKQKSEFLRREYLYQEGAVSKEDYESYKNSYDISSAKLNDAKAEKSFYIIKAPYGGKITAKYAEIGSYVTPSTNLSSDSKTKNFIFELSEGLEIVAKVPESDIGRIKIGQEASVRIEAYPSKKYTAIVEKIATRAVKDNNVTSFEVTLNFKDISEEIKIGMTADLEFRVEGNEEKILVPTVSIVTEKGEKGILKVDKNNSPKFEKIEIGISSGNKTSVINGLEPGEQIFIDIPPWAKKRK, from the coding sequence ATGCTTGATTTAATAAAAAAAAATATAAATCTAAGAAGTGGAATTATATTGCTTTCTCTAGCTATATTTTTCGTTTTTATAACCAATTCCTTCAAGAAAAATAAATCAAAAGATATTTCTGATTTTGTCGTTCAAGTTGAAAAAGGAATCCTCTCAGATTCAATTAATACAAGTGGTGAAGTAAAAGCAATCAGGACAAGCAATATTGGTCCTAGGAAGCAAGGTGTAATAAAAGAAATTAAAGTAGAGGAAGGCGATCTTGTAAAAAAAGATCAGGTTTTGGCTTCTCTTGATGATGAAGATTTCATCTATAAAATTGAAGAACTTGAATTAAATATAGAAAAACAAAAATCTGAATTTTTAAGAAGAGAATATTTATATCAAGAAGGTGCAGTAAGCAAAGAAGATTACGAAAGTTATAAAAATAGCTACGACATTAGTAGCGCCAAACTTAATGATGCAAAAGCTGAAAAAAGTTTTTATATAATTAAAGCTCCTTATGGAGGAAAGATAACTGCAAAATATGCGGAGATAGGATCTTATGTCACCCCAAGCACAAATTTAAGTTCAGACTCTAAAACGAAAAACTTTATTTTTGAACTATCAGAGGGCCTCGAAATTGTTGCGAAAGTTCCTGAGAGTGACATTGGTAGAATAAAAATAGGTCAAGAAGCTTCTGTAAGAATTGAGGCTTATCCATCAAAAAAATATACTGCCATAGTTGAAAAAATAGCTACAAGAGCTGTAAAAGATAATAATGTTACCTCATTCGAAGTAACTTTAAATTTTAAAGATATTTCTGAAGAAATAAAAATTGGAATGACTGCTGATCTTGAATTTAGAGTTGAAGGTAATGAAGAAAAAATCCTAGTACCAACAGTTTCTATTGTCACTGAAAAAGGTGAAAAGGGAATCTTGAAAGTTGATAAAAACAATTCTCCCAAATTTGAAAAAATAGAAATTGGTATTAGTAGTGGAAATAAAACTTCAGTAATTAATGGATTAGAACCTGGAGAGCAAATCTTTATTGATATTCCACCTTGGGCTAAGAAAAGAAAATGA